The following are from one region of the Ptychodera flava strain L36383 unplaced genomic scaffold, AS_Pfla_20210202 Scaffold_113__1_contigs__length_234537_pilon, whole genome shotgun sequence genome:
- the LOC139126646 gene encoding uncharacterized protein isoform X2 gives MDPMQILHCLEVLRDELPNIVYSTGSTLFVDFHSDHYQTKQGFNATYRAVDYRYPMTFSVCRDATASSVYGFVQSHTGYPSPNYPMESMCDIAIKTIGNFTGIYLQIIDVNIEQKRSSDGECLRTDEYILVKDGVNGHELGVVCDMDGQVLFSSDTGTLFIQFYMERVRVHLAYGFLARYSQYYIAANQGVCPTEQGLFLCGNGRCMSSRVQCDNYNDCGDNTDEYLCENCALGTCVNGATCIDQVNGFTCECASGFYGLHCEYGITTSNECMSQPCQNGGTCEDGFGTYTCTCLKGFEGQNCEHKDTCDEDLTIEEYTVITSPNHPHEYDTYTYCNYKVSTSKNKLIEIDSIMLDVENSPGCSKDSVAIYDGVDTNSPLLGVFCGNQIPQTLRTSSNSVFIRFVSDGTVTGKGYEIKLVPIVDNGLHSSTRTNYSIIEDAEIKAKGGFINLHRHGTDIRSRSYNLSLTTEDKYLKNHLEFHNVILSGVLDPDPACNVDVNTGRNGADISDVHSINDISVTDAHECCELCREQQSVCKSYAYDKVYKHCWLKNGTPRPTASDQFDSGITTRCDDKRERVHVYENNILVGIVCDGDQGSSFDIRGNLTLVLHLTDELVEDERKLLAGYTLYTNADKNGFCPSADDFLCDNNRCIPRYLTADFFDHCGDGSDIPHTTTDYAETSTTEFDNSSELVYLSAAQQLYISLGVAFLLVVICVGVTSYVSNVD, from the exons ATGGACCCAATGCAAATTCTCCACTGCTTGGAGGTTTTGCGGGACGAGCTGCCGAACATAGTCTACTCTACAGGGTCGACTTTATTTGTCGATTTCCACAGTGATCACTACCAGACCAAGCAAGGATTCAATGCAACGTACAGGGCAGTTGATTACAGATACCCTATGACATTTTCAG tTTGCAGGGATGCGACCGCCAGTTCAGTGTACGGATTCGTTCAATCACATACCGGCTACCCAAGTCCAAATTACCCAATGGAGTCCATGTGTGACATCGCAATCAAGACTATTGGAAATTTCACCGGCATTTATCTGCAGATCATAGATGTAAATATAGAGCAAAAACGTTCTTCTGATGGAG AATGTCTACGAACAGACGAATATATCCTGGTCAAAGATGGCGTCAATGGACACGAGCTTGGAGTTGTTTGCGATATGGATGGACAAGTCTTGTTCTCTTCGGACACTGGAACTCTATTCATCCAATTCTACATGGAGAGAGTCAGAGTCCATCTTGCGTACGGGTTTTTGGCCCGCTATTCTCAGTACTACATTGCCG CCAATCAGGGCGTGTGTCCTACTGAACAAGGTCTGTTCCTCTGTGGAAATGGAAGATGCATGTCATCACGTGTTCAATGTGATAATTATAATGACTGCGGTGATAACACAGATGAGTATTTATGTG AAAACTGTGCCCTTGGTACTTGTGTAAATGGTGCTACCTGCATCGACCAAGTTAATGGATTCACTTGCGAATGTGCTAGTGGTTTCTATGGACTACACTGCGAATATG GAATCACGACATCAAATGAGTGTATGTCTCAGCCTTGTCAAAATGGTGGAACATGCGAAGACGGTTTCGGAACTTACACATGCACTTGCTTGAAAGGGTTTGAGGGACAAAACTGTGAACACAAAG ACACCTGTGACGAAGATCTTACTATTGAGGAATACACGGTAATTACGTCACCAAATCACCCTCATGAATACGATACCTACACTTACTGTAACTATAAAGTCAGTACATCTAAGAACAAACTGATTGAG ATTGATTCCATCATGCTTGATGTGGAAAACTCGCCCGGTTGTTCAAAGGACAGCGTCGCCATATACGATGGCGTCGACACAAACAGCCCTTTACTTGGAGTCTTCTGTGGCAATCAAATTCCTCAAACCCTAAGGACCAGTAGCAACAGTGTCTTCATCCGCTTTGTGTCTGATGGGACTGTAACTGGGAAGGGATACGAAATCAAGCTCGTCCCGATAGTCGACAACGGATTACATTCCTCGACAAGGACTAACTACTCCA TAATTGAAGATGCAGAAATCAAGGCAAAAGGTGGCTTTATAAATCTACATCGACATGGCACTGACATTCGTTCTCGTTCTTATAATCTTTCATTAACAACGGAGGATAAGTATTTGAAGAATCATCTGGAATTTCATAACGTCATCCTCTCAGGAGTCCTCGATCCAG ACCCAGCATGCAATGTTGATGTCAATACAGGGCGAAATGGAGCAGATATATCGGACGTTCACAGTATCAACGATATCAGCGTAACCGATGCCCATGAATGCTGTGAGTTGTGCAGGGAACAGCAGAGTGTTTGTAAGTCGTACGCGTACGACAAGGTTTACAAACATTGTTGGTTGAAAAATGGAACACCACGACCAACAGCATCAGACCAGTTTGACTCAG GCATCACCACACGCTGTGATGACAAACGTGAACGTGTGCACGTGTACGAGAATAATATTCTTGTTGGAATAGTTTGCGACGGGGACCAAGGATCATCTTTTGATATACGCGGCAACTTGACACTTGTGTTACATCTGACTGATGAACTGGTGGAAGATGAGAGGAAATTACTGGCAGGCTACACACTTTACACAAACGCAG ATAAAAATGGTTTCTGCCCTAGCGCTGATGACTTCCTTTGTGACAACAATCGATGTATACCGAGGTATCTTACTGCAGACTTTTTCGACCACTGTGGCGATGGATCTGATATTCCACATACAACTACAGATTATGCTG aaaCATCTACGACGGAGTTTGACAACAGTAGCGAATTAGTTTACTTATCAGCCG